In Lepisosteus oculatus isolate fLepOcu1 chromosome 15, fLepOcu1.hap2, whole genome shotgun sequence, one genomic interval encodes:
- the LOC107079461 gene encoding baculoviral IAP repeat-containing protein 1-like isoform X2, with product MEEAHPESEDTFPDMDLKDWDLQYSPFFSVEATSEFYKTNLRQVFKKGSRVKDYVRCFSCQGVLGDWEVGSDPWQEHAKWFPGCDYLRSRLPENVISQHGHSYSGFHGLTAKSYISSCRMTGDAEVMHAIQVPSSEEIICSMFEDEDSRMESFTQWPSSSTILPRQLAQAGFFYTGKEEIVQCFCCGGQISQWEETDPIQEHQNRFPQCQYVRDINLSPRHVLTDMDDNREMRINPDVPARSLQLPSSETHSVKETLEMKATYLQALLQKAYSRREFSRTFPFSDVKIPFDTRLVYTQLAMVTKDFRNIPLHKITLSELLRQLRDITVVDGLPGSGKTSFLKKIAMVWAQGTCPLLKRFKFVFYISLKNVSKNQKVTKIISDQLLEEELDISEHAFKDIIHHYSASVLFLLDDFGRNNGPLPSLIDQELIHCNHLLNIPIIIVVRTQSLHLIRKHAQLLISIQDFPLHATIHMCRSLLSYHMDLVEDAFYRLQTFILLRPIIKTPLMGLIVCVSRIKFPARVFSIIFLFDYYLQFIKQNHISDLNIFKSAVSSLGELCLEGQFEGRFQFTADDLLQAGVKESDALELGLLNKLTSQRLRPVYSVFHVYFQDYLAALRMNELLTSSIPAEREKSLNDLKRIDSVAKFVYFKLFLLFTCTMSQTAATVIVDFILNKLNRNTDSRADEVTNKYPETKDMNNHIIQFLYEFPECRDSSVDTYLLNQVLDVLYDTQFLEICGPLIKDFMKDRTFTVSAIQPQAILRFITDYPESLTGIKSFHLHILQGANNLHDTTEELLQVEVPEEYSGLFNNSQTFQADLNFCKNGLKLLFNMIRSQIPSVIVDVWCPAHDKYKIPLVHLTFIETHSLKDSDLENMDVLFYLSESIALDLLESPGVIERMQPLLEKYAKRVKKLHLNMNRLSENEQAVLCSFTNLCTLTVMIRNKEEAPELLFRQMERFPSLQQLNLNVYQSKEFFEVLPIGFSKMRGLRKLNLMMDVTENGVILAWLLTCFPLLASFSLLSDHCPDLDAILNALPCAGLQYLKLGCITFTESQLWSFATKLGTLTNLKVLKLCKELFDSTEIMPTFVCALKELTQLETLHLPFGKGVEAEAGSIIAVLQTLTRLKSIQMRSSLNDENLVKIAKATQGGRFSGLQKLILSHNISTTDRGWQEFFHTLSSLKDLVKLNICRPLSHLLKPSSSTVIALVRAVSQLPSMRHVVVSGWLLDDMDLKVFEDMKKSHAQSQYLMLTFKIGAKPQFVQDL from the exons atgGAAGAAGCCCATCCTGAAAGTGAGGACACCTTCCCTGATATGGATCTGAAGGACTGGGACCTTCAATACTCTCCTTTTTTCAGTGTTGAAGCAACTTCAGAGTTCTACAAGACAAACCTAAGACAAGTGTTCAAAAAAGGCTCAC GTGTTAAAGATTACGTCCGGTGCTTCTCGTGTCAGGGGGTGCTGGGAGACTGGGAGGTGGGCAGTGATCCCTGGCAGGAGCATGCCAAGTGGTTTCCAGG GTGTGATTACCTCCGAAGCCGACTGCCAGAAAATGTGATCTCCCAGCATGGACATTCATACAGTGGATTTCATGGACTAACG GCTAAAAGTTACATTTCATCCTGCAGAATGACTGGAGACGCTGAAGTGATGCATGCTATCCAAG TCCCCTCATCTGAGGAGATAATTTGCAGTATGTTTGAGGATGAAGATTCTCGAATGGAGTCCTTCACCCAGTGGCCAAGTAGCTCAACCATCCTCCCCAGACAGTTGGCCCAGGCCGGATTCTTCTAcacag GGAAAGAAGaaattgttcagtgtttttgctGTGGAGGACAGATATCACAGTGGGAAGAAACAGACCCAATACAGGAGCACCAGAATCGGTTTCCACA gtgtCAATATGTCAGAGACATCAACCTGTCTCCACGCCATGTTCTGACAGATATGGATGACAACAGG GAGATGCGCATAAATCCCGACGTCCCTGCTAGAAGTTTACAGCTGCCTTCCTCAG AGACCCATTCTGTAAAGGAGACATTGGAGATGAAGGCCACTTATCTACAGGCCCTTCTCCAGAAAGCCTATTCAAGAAGGGAGTTCAGTAGAACatttccattctctgatgtcaaGATTCCTTTTGACACTCGATTGGTGTACACCCAGCTGGCTATGGTCACAAAGGACTTCAGGAATATTCCGTTGCACAAAATAACTCTGTCTGAGTTACTGAGACAGCTCAGGGACATCACTGTTGTCGATGGACTGCCAGGAAGTGGGAAGACATCTTTCCTTAAAAAGATAGCCATGGTTTGGGCTCAAGGAACATGCCCTCTTCTGAAAAGatttaaatttgtgttttacATCTCCTTGAAAAATGTCAGCAAGAACCAGAAGGTGACCAAAATAATTAGTGATCAGCTTCTTGAAGAGGAGTTGGACATTTCTGAACATGCCTTCAAAGACATTATCCACCATTATAGTGCTAGTGTCCTATTCCTTCTTGATGACTTTGGAAGGAACAATGGTCCTTTGCCTTCACTAATAGACCAGGAGTTGATTCATTGCAATCACTTGTTGAACATCCCCATCATTATTGTTGTCAGAACTCAGAGTCTCCATCTAATTCGGAAGCATGCCCAGCTCCTCATCTCCATCCAGGATTTTCCATTACATGCAACCATTCACATGTGCCGCAGCCTGCTTTCTTACCATATGGATCTAGTGGAAGATGCATTCTACAGACTACAAACATTCATTCTCCTCAGACCCATTATAAAGACGCCTTTAATGGGGCTCATTGTCTGTGTGTCCAGAATCAAATTTCCTGCTAGAGTGTTTTCCATCATATTCCTTTTTGATTATTACTTGCAGTTTATCAAGCAAAATCATATTAGTGACTTGAATATCTTTAAGTCAGCGGTGTCCAGCCTCGGCGAGCTCTGCTTGGAAGGGCAGTTTGAAGGTCGATTTCAGTTTACAGCGGATGACCTTCTCCAGGCTGGAGTGAAGGAATCTGATGCCCTAGAGCTGGGGCTTCTCAACAAATTGACTTCCCAGCGGCTCCGGCCTGTGTACTCTGTGTTCCATGTTTATTTCCAGGATTACCTAGCTGCACTGCGGATGAATGAGCTCCTAACTTCCAGTattcctgcagagagagaaaaaagtctAAATGACTTGAAGAGGATTGATTCAGTAGCCAAGTTCGTTTACTTTAAACTTTTCTTGTTGTTCACCTGTACGATGTCTCAAACAGCTGCTACTGTCATTGTAGACTTCATACTCAATAAGCTCAATAGGAATACAGATTCTAGAGCTGATGAAGTTACCAATAAGTACCCTGAAACAAAGGATATGAATAATCATATTATTCAATTTTTATATGAATTTCCAGAGTGCCGTGATTCATCTGTTGACACTTACCTGTTGAACCAAGTTTTAGATGTATTGTACGACACACAGTTTTTAGAGATTTGTGGTCCACTCATTAAAGACTTCATGAAGGACAGAACTTTCACTGTCAGTGCCATTCAACCTCAGGCAATCTTGCGCTTTATAACTGACTACCCTGAGAGTCTCACAGGAATCAAAAGCTTCCACCTCCATATCCTTCAGGGTGCAAATAACTTGCATGACACAACCGAAGAACTGTTGCAAGTGGAGGTTCCAGAAGAATATTCTGGTTTGTTCAATAACTCTCAGACCTTTCAAGCAGATTTAAACTTCTGTAAAAACGGCCTAAAACTCCTGTTTAACATGATTAGATCTCAGATTCCCAGCGTGATTGTTGATGTATGGTGTCCAGCTCATGACAAATACAAAATCCCACTTGTGCATTTAACTTTTATTGAAACGCACAGCCTGAAAGACAGTGATCTGGAGAACATGGATGTCCTGTTTTACCTGTCTGAATCTATAGCTCTGGATTTGCTGGAAAGTCCAGGTGTCATTGAAAGAATGCAACCTCTTCTGGAAAAATATGCAAAACGAGTAAAGAAATTGCACCTTAACATGAATCGTCTGAGTGAAAATGAACAGGCCGTTTTATGTTCATTCACCAACTTGTGTACCTTAACCGTTATGATTAGGAACAAAGAAGAAGCACCag AATTACTGTTCCGACAAATGGAGAGATTTCCAAGTCTGCAGCAATTAAACTTGAATGTGTACCAATCTAAAGAGTTTTTTGAAGTTCTGCCCATTGGATTCAGCAAAATGAGAGGATTAAGGAAACTTAACCTGATGATGGACGTGACCGAGAATGGCGTCATACTAG CATGGCTCCTAACCTGCTTTCCATTGCTGGCCAGCTTTTCACTGCTGTCTGACCACTGTCCTGACTTAGATGCCATACTCAATGCACTGCCCTGTGCTGGCCTGCAGTACCTCAAACTGGGCTGTATAACGTTCACTGAGTCTCAGCTGTGGTCTTTTG CTACAAAACTTGGGACATTAACTAATTTAAAAGTATTGAAGCTCTGCAAAGAATTGTTTGACAGCACTGAAATAATGCCAACCTTTG TCTGTGCTCTCAAAGAGCTGACACAACTTGAGACTTTGCATCTTCCTTTTGGGAAAGGGGTAGAAGCAGAAGCAGGCTCCATCATTGCAGTCTTGCAAACTCTGACGCGTTTGAAGTCCATTCAGATGCGCTCTTCTTTGAATGATGAGAACCTTGTAAAGATTG cgAAAGCCACACAAGGCGGGAGATTTTCTGGccttcagaaactcattttgAGTCATAACATCAGCACCACAGACAGAGGCTGGCAAGAGTTTTTCCACACTCTGAGCAGTCTGAAGGACCTGGTAAAGCTGAACATCTGCAGACCCTTGAGTCACCTGCTAAAACCTTCCTCCTCCACAGTCATCGCCCTCGTAAGAGCTGTATCGCAGCTTCCTAGCATGAGGCATGTTGTGGTGTCTGGGTGGCTGCTGGATGACATGGACCTGAAGGTGTTTGAAGACATGAAGAAATCACATGCACAGTCACAATATTTGATGTTAACTTTCAAAATTGGTGCCaaaccacaatttgtacagGATCTTTAA
- the LOC107079461 gene encoding baculoviral IAP repeat-containing protein 1-like isoform X1: MEEAHPESEDTFPDMDLKDWDLQYSPFFSVEATSEFYKTNLRQVFKKGSRGYNQKLRSELTRLKSFDNFPSLSPFTPEELASAGFFSLGQKPAVQCFCCGLIVVIASFQPPQQLHLKYRQDCGFQQGLDVGNIGKYEIRVKALASEVMEVPAHCAEETWRLETFAHWPFYCETKPSLLSDCGFYYTGVKDYVRCFSCQGVLGDWEVGSDPWQEHAKWFPGCDYLRSRLPENVISQHGHSYSGFHGLTAKSYISSCRMTGDAEVMHAIQVPSSEEIICSMFEDEDSRMESFTQWPSSSTILPRQLAQAGFFYTGKEEIVQCFCCGGQISQWEETDPIQEHQNRFPQCQYVRDINLSPRHVLTDMDDNREMRINPDVPARSLQLPSSETHSVKETLEMKATYLQALLQKAYSRREFSRTFPFSDVKIPFDTRLVYTQLAMVTKDFRNIPLHKITLSELLRQLRDITVVDGLPGSGKTSFLKKIAMVWAQGTCPLLKRFKFVFYISLKNVSKNQKVTKIISDQLLEEELDISEHAFKDIIHHYSASVLFLLDDFGRNNGPLPSLIDQELIHCNHLLNIPIIIVVRTQSLHLIRKHAQLLISIQDFPLHATIHMCRSLLSYHMDLVEDAFYRLQTFILLRPIIKTPLMGLIVCVSRIKFPARVFSIIFLFDYYLQFIKQNHISDLNIFKSAVSSLGELCLEGQFEGRFQFTADDLLQAGVKESDALELGLLNKLTSQRLRPVYSVFHVYFQDYLAALRMNELLTSSIPAEREKSLNDLKRIDSVAKFVYFKLFLLFTCTMSQTAATVIVDFILNKLNRNTDSRADEVTNKYPETKDMNNHIIQFLYEFPECRDSSVDTYLLNQVLDVLYDTQFLEICGPLIKDFMKDRTFTVSAIQPQAILRFITDYPESLTGIKSFHLHILQGANNLHDTTEELLQVEVPEEYSGLFNNSQTFQADLNFCKNGLKLLFNMIRSQIPSVIVDVWCPAHDKYKIPLVHLTFIETHSLKDSDLENMDVLFYLSESIALDLLESPGVIERMQPLLEKYAKRVKKLHLNMNRLSENEQAVLCSFTNLCTLTVMIRNKEEAPELLFRQMERFPSLQQLNLNVYQSKEFFEVLPIGFSKMRGLRKLNLMMDVTENGVILAWLLTCFPLLASFSLLSDHCPDLDAILNALPCAGLQYLKLGCITFTESQLWSFATKLGTLTNLKVLKLCKELFDSTEIMPTFVCALKELTQLETLHLPFGKGVEAEAGSIIAVLQTLTRLKSIQMRSSLNDENLVKIAKATQGGRFSGLQKLILSHNISTTDRGWQEFFHTLSSLKDLVKLNICRPLSHLLKPSSSTVIALVRAVSQLPSMRHVVVSGWLLDDMDLKVFEDMKKSHAQSQYLMLTFKIGAKPQFVQDL, encoded by the exons atgGAAGAAGCCCATCCTGAAAGTGAGGACACCTTCCCTGATATGGATCTGAAGGACTGGGACCTTCAATACTCTCCTTTTTTCAGTGTTGAAGCAACTTCAGAGTTCTACAAGACAAACCTAAGACAAGTGTTCAAAAAAGGCTCACGTGGGTACAATCAGAAACTGAGAAGTGAGCTGACCAGGCTGAAATCCTTTGACAATTTCCCATCTCTTTCCCCCTTTACCCCAGAAGAGCTGGCCAGTGCCGGTTTCTTTTCCCTGGGGCAGAAGCCAGCTGTGCAGTGCTTCTGCTGCGGACTGATTGTCGTTATTGCAAGTTTCCAGCCCCCTCAACAGCTGCACCTCAAATATAGGCAGGATTGCGGCTTCCAGCAAGGGCTGGATGTGGGAAACATTGGCAAGTATGAGATCAGAGTCAAAGCCCTTGCATCTGAAGTGATGGAGGTCCCAGCACATTGCGCGGAAGAAACATGGAGGTTGGAAACCTTTGCTCACTGGCCCTTTTATTGTGAAACCAAGCCTTCTTTGCTGTCGGATTGTGGCTTTTACTACACGG GTGTTAAAGATTACGTCCGGTGCTTCTCGTGTCAGGGGGTGCTGGGAGACTGGGAGGTGGGCAGTGATCCCTGGCAGGAGCATGCCAAGTGGTTTCCAGG GTGTGATTACCTCCGAAGCCGACTGCCAGAAAATGTGATCTCCCAGCATGGACATTCATACAGTGGATTTCATGGACTAACG GCTAAAAGTTACATTTCATCCTGCAGAATGACTGGAGACGCTGAAGTGATGCATGCTATCCAAG TCCCCTCATCTGAGGAGATAATTTGCAGTATGTTTGAGGATGAAGATTCTCGAATGGAGTCCTTCACCCAGTGGCCAAGTAGCTCAACCATCCTCCCCAGACAGTTGGCCCAGGCCGGATTCTTCTAcacag GGAAAGAAGaaattgttcagtgtttttgctGTGGAGGACAGATATCACAGTGGGAAGAAACAGACCCAATACAGGAGCACCAGAATCGGTTTCCACA gtgtCAATATGTCAGAGACATCAACCTGTCTCCACGCCATGTTCTGACAGATATGGATGACAACAGG GAGATGCGCATAAATCCCGACGTCCCTGCTAGAAGTTTACAGCTGCCTTCCTCAG AGACCCATTCTGTAAAGGAGACATTGGAGATGAAGGCCACTTATCTACAGGCCCTTCTCCAGAAAGCCTATTCAAGAAGGGAGTTCAGTAGAACatttccattctctgatgtcaaGATTCCTTTTGACACTCGATTGGTGTACACCCAGCTGGCTATGGTCACAAAGGACTTCAGGAATATTCCGTTGCACAAAATAACTCTGTCTGAGTTACTGAGACAGCTCAGGGACATCACTGTTGTCGATGGACTGCCAGGAAGTGGGAAGACATCTTTCCTTAAAAAGATAGCCATGGTTTGGGCTCAAGGAACATGCCCTCTTCTGAAAAGatttaaatttgtgttttacATCTCCTTGAAAAATGTCAGCAAGAACCAGAAGGTGACCAAAATAATTAGTGATCAGCTTCTTGAAGAGGAGTTGGACATTTCTGAACATGCCTTCAAAGACATTATCCACCATTATAGTGCTAGTGTCCTATTCCTTCTTGATGACTTTGGAAGGAACAATGGTCCTTTGCCTTCACTAATAGACCAGGAGTTGATTCATTGCAATCACTTGTTGAACATCCCCATCATTATTGTTGTCAGAACTCAGAGTCTCCATCTAATTCGGAAGCATGCCCAGCTCCTCATCTCCATCCAGGATTTTCCATTACATGCAACCATTCACATGTGCCGCAGCCTGCTTTCTTACCATATGGATCTAGTGGAAGATGCATTCTACAGACTACAAACATTCATTCTCCTCAGACCCATTATAAAGACGCCTTTAATGGGGCTCATTGTCTGTGTGTCCAGAATCAAATTTCCTGCTAGAGTGTTTTCCATCATATTCCTTTTTGATTATTACTTGCAGTTTATCAAGCAAAATCATATTAGTGACTTGAATATCTTTAAGTCAGCGGTGTCCAGCCTCGGCGAGCTCTGCTTGGAAGGGCAGTTTGAAGGTCGATTTCAGTTTACAGCGGATGACCTTCTCCAGGCTGGAGTGAAGGAATCTGATGCCCTAGAGCTGGGGCTTCTCAACAAATTGACTTCCCAGCGGCTCCGGCCTGTGTACTCTGTGTTCCATGTTTATTTCCAGGATTACCTAGCTGCACTGCGGATGAATGAGCTCCTAACTTCCAGTattcctgcagagagagaaaaaagtctAAATGACTTGAAGAGGATTGATTCAGTAGCCAAGTTCGTTTACTTTAAACTTTTCTTGTTGTTCACCTGTACGATGTCTCAAACAGCTGCTACTGTCATTGTAGACTTCATACTCAATAAGCTCAATAGGAATACAGATTCTAGAGCTGATGAAGTTACCAATAAGTACCCTGAAACAAAGGATATGAATAATCATATTATTCAATTTTTATATGAATTTCCAGAGTGCCGTGATTCATCTGTTGACACTTACCTGTTGAACCAAGTTTTAGATGTATTGTACGACACACAGTTTTTAGAGATTTGTGGTCCACTCATTAAAGACTTCATGAAGGACAGAACTTTCACTGTCAGTGCCATTCAACCTCAGGCAATCTTGCGCTTTATAACTGACTACCCTGAGAGTCTCACAGGAATCAAAAGCTTCCACCTCCATATCCTTCAGGGTGCAAATAACTTGCATGACACAACCGAAGAACTGTTGCAAGTGGAGGTTCCAGAAGAATATTCTGGTTTGTTCAATAACTCTCAGACCTTTCAAGCAGATTTAAACTTCTGTAAAAACGGCCTAAAACTCCTGTTTAACATGATTAGATCTCAGATTCCCAGCGTGATTGTTGATGTATGGTGTCCAGCTCATGACAAATACAAAATCCCACTTGTGCATTTAACTTTTATTGAAACGCACAGCCTGAAAGACAGTGATCTGGAGAACATGGATGTCCTGTTTTACCTGTCTGAATCTATAGCTCTGGATTTGCTGGAAAGTCCAGGTGTCATTGAAAGAATGCAACCTCTTCTGGAAAAATATGCAAAACGAGTAAAGAAATTGCACCTTAACATGAATCGTCTGAGTGAAAATGAACAGGCCGTTTTATGTTCATTCACCAACTTGTGTACCTTAACCGTTATGATTAGGAACAAAGAAGAAGCACCag AATTACTGTTCCGACAAATGGAGAGATTTCCAAGTCTGCAGCAATTAAACTTGAATGTGTACCAATCTAAAGAGTTTTTTGAAGTTCTGCCCATTGGATTCAGCAAAATGAGAGGATTAAGGAAACTTAACCTGATGATGGACGTGACCGAGAATGGCGTCATACTAG CATGGCTCCTAACCTGCTTTCCATTGCTGGCCAGCTTTTCACTGCTGTCTGACCACTGTCCTGACTTAGATGCCATACTCAATGCACTGCCCTGTGCTGGCCTGCAGTACCTCAAACTGGGCTGTATAACGTTCACTGAGTCTCAGCTGTGGTCTTTTG CTACAAAACTTGGGACATTAACTAATTTAAAAGTATTGAAGCTCTGCAAAGAATTGTTTGACAGCACTGAAATAATGCCAACCTTTG TCTGTGCTCTCAAAGAGCTGACACAACTTGAGACTTTGCATCTTCCTTTTGGGAAAGGGGTAGAAGCAGAAGCAGGCTCCATCATTGCAGTCTTGCAAACTCTGACGCGTTTGAAGTCCATTCAGATGCGCTCTTCTTTGAATGATGAGAACCTTGTAAAGATTG cgAAAGCCACACAAGGCGGGAGATTTTCTGGccttcagaaactcattttgAGTCATAACATCAGCACCACAGACAGAGGCTGGCAAGAGTTTTTCCACACTCTGAGCAGTCTGAAGGACCTGGTAAAGCTGAACATCTGCAGACCCTTGAGTCACCTGCTAAAACCTTCCTCCTCCACAGTCATCGCCCTCGTAAGAGCTGTATCGCAGCTTCCTAGCATGAGGCATGTTGTGGTGTCTGGGTGGCTGCTGGATGACATGGACCTGAAGGTGTTTGAAGACATGAAGAAATCACATGCACAGTCACAATATTTGATGTTAACTTTCAAAATTGGTGCCaaaccacaatttgtacagGATCTTTAA